DNA sequence from the Fimbriimonadaceae bacterium genome:
CGGCCTCTTGCCGGGTTCCCCGCAGCCTCAAAGGTACACTCGAATCCTTCCCTATGGCCCAGAAAAACCACCTCACGTTTCCGATTCGAAGCGACAAGTTTATGCAGTCGGTGCTGATTGAGGAGCACCTGCTTCATGAGGAGACTCCTTTTCAGACCATCGACATCTACAACACGCAGTGTTTTGGCAAGGTGCTGATGCTGGACGGACACATTCAGCTCACCGCGCTTGACGAGCACGTATATCACGAGGCGTTGGTCCAGATCCCGCTCTTGAACCTGGAGAGCCCGACTTCTGCGCTGGTTGTTGGGGGCGGAGATGGGGCGGTTGTTCGTGAGATCATCAAGCACAAGAGTATCGAACGCGTGGACATGGTGGAGATCGATGAAGCGGTCGTGAAAGCGTCGGTGTCGGTCTGGCCAGAGCTGAGCAATGGCGCGTTTGGCGATCCGAGGTTGCATCTGCATATTGCCGATGCGTTCAAATTTGTAAAAGCTGCCACCCAACAGTACGACCTCATCGTGATGGACAGCACCGACGTTTATGAGGAGGAGGATCAGTCGCTGAGTGAGATGCTTTTCACCGAAGAGTTCTACCGAGATTTGCGACGACTGCTTAAGCCGGGTGGCTTTGTTGTGACTCAGGCTGATAACTTGGTATTTTGTCCGTACTCGTTGGAGGAGATTCAGAAGATGTACGCCAAGGCCTTCGACAAGGTGGGTTCATACTTCGCCGTGATTCCTTCGTTCGGCGGTTATTCGGGATACTGCTGGGCGAGTCTGGGGCAGGAGATTTCGTCAACTTGGGAAGGTCTGCGAAAGCCTGAGTTTCCGTTGCGATATTTGAATGAAGCCGCCTACAACTATGGGTTTGCTCCGTTGCCATTTGGGCTGTGAAGGCATTGTTGATAAGGATTGTCACTGATGTCGGACTGGCAGGCTTGGCTCTCTGAACCCCCTGCGTGAGAGCACAAAGATCATCCATCTTGCATTCAACTGTCTTTCACACCGCGCAATAGCGTCAAAATGAACTCGACATTGAGTTCCTGCGGCTAAACATCGTTTGTACGATTGCAACCCTTCGAATTCCTTGTCCGTCAACGATTTGGACTTATTGCTCGTCTTGAGATTCGAATAGACAGGAATCTTACAAACGCGCGACGAAAGAGAAAACAACATGAAAGTAAAACCTTTGGGCAAGGTCGTTATCCTAATCATCGTACTTGGGGTGGTCATCGGCGGCTATCAGTACATTAACAGACCAAAGGATGGTAGCCCGTTCTTTGGGATTGGAGGTTCTGGTGGGACAAAGATCGAAGGCGATCAGGGCATCCTGGGACGGCCTCTGCGGGTTGGAATTGTAACCTGGCCTGGATACGCAGGTGGTCTTGTCGCTAATGGTGGGTTCAAGCCAAACAAGGAGTGCATCTACTACAAGAATCACAAGCTGCTTGTTGAGTTTCTTCTGATGGAAGACGTCGATGTGAGGGCCAAAGCGTTTGCTAAAGGTGGCCCTGATGGGGTCGATATCGTTTGGTCGACCGTTGACTTTTGGGCGAATGAACTCCCTGGCCTAAACAAGGGTGGCGTAAAGTCTCGGGCCATCATGCAAGTGGACTGGTCTCGCGGCGGCGATGCAATAGTCGCGGCAGGCAATATTAACCGAATCGAGGATTTAGCGGGTAAACAGGTTGCGCTGGCTCTATTTACTCCGTCTCACTGGCTTCTCGAATACAGCCTTCAAAACTCAAGCTTGGATGAGTCTCAACAGGAGCGCATTGTTAAGAATATCGTTGGAAAGAACGCCTCTCCTGATGCTCGTATTGACTTTGTTGCGGGAAAAGTCGATGCCGCTGTCGTGTGGGAGCCCGACGTCAGTGAAGCCCTCGCGAAGCGCCCTGGTTCGAAGGTCATTGTCTCGACCAAGACGGCTGCAAATTTGATCGCCGACCTCATGGTCGCGCGTGAGGATTTCATAGCCGAACATCCCGATGTGATCAAGGCTTTCATCGAAGGCTGGTTTGATGGCACAGCGGAGGCAAACCGTCGCCCCGACTTGGCTGTAAAGGTCTTGATGGACAATGAGCCGCTGTACAAAGACTTAGGACAAAAAGAGACTCTGAATCAACTCTCGACCGTTAAATGGGCGGACCTTGTAGATAACACGAAAATGTTTGGATTAGACGGAAGTGAACCCTTGTTTGACCGTATTTTCAAGCAGGCGAGCACCTCATGGGTCCGTAGAGGGTACATCACACAGGCGGTGACCCCTGGCCAAGCCAAGAACGACAAGTTTTTGAGGGAGATATACGCTGCAACTCCCAAAGATGCACGTGTCAAACCTGAAGTCGACGAATCCAAGTTTCCGACAAAGCCTCCAGAGGAGAAAGTAACTGAGCGGGCGATCATGACGAAGCCGGTGAATATCTACTTTGCAACAGGCCAGTCCTCCTTGGATCCGAATGCGAAGGGTGTTCTTGATCAGATCGCACTCACAGCGCAGACCTACTCGAACGCTTACATTCGCGTGGAAGGTAACACTGACAGCGTGGGATCGGCTGACAAAAACGTCCAGTTGAGCCAACAGAGAGCACAAGCGGTCGTAAACTATCTAGTTAATCAATACGGGTTCAACAGATCGCGATTTATCGCGAAAGGAAA
Encoded proteins:
- a CDS encoding OmpA family protein, with protein sequence MKVKPLGKVVILIIVLGVVIGGYQYINRPKDGSPFFGIGGSGGTKIEGDQGILGRPLRVGIVTWPGYAGGLVANGGFKPNKECIYYKNHKLLVEFLLMEDVDVRAKAFAKGGPDGVDIVWSTVDFWANELPGLNKGGVKSRAIMQVDWSRGGDAIVAAGNINRIEDLAGKQVALALFTPSHWLLEYSLQNSSLDESQQERIVKNIVGKNASPDARIDFVAGKVDAAVVWEPDVSEALAKRPGSKVIVSTKTAANLIADLMVAREDFIAEHPDVIKAFIEGWFDGTAEANRRPDLAVKVLMDNEPLYKDLGQKETLNQLSTVKWADLVDNTKMFGLDGSEPLFDRIFKQASTSWVRRGYITQAVTPGQAKNDKFLREIYAATPKDARVKPEVDESKFPTKPPEEKVTERAIMTKPVNIYFATGQSSLDPNAKGVLDQIALTAQTYSNAYIRVEGNTDSVGSADKNVQLSQQRAQAVVNYLVNQYGFNRSRFIAKGNGPNKPIASNGTNEGRAKNRRTDILVVPK